In Sphingomonas sp. JUb134, the sequence GACCATCGGCGCCACTTCGGCGGGCATCGCGCCCTCCAGCCGCGCCGCCTCGCCACTGCGCAGCCGGGCGATCGCGTAGCGCAGCTTGCGCAAGGGCAGCAGGCCGTACCAGGTCTGCAGCGCCGCCATCACGATCAGCCCCAGCCCCAGCAGCAGGAAGCTGCGGATCAGCGTACGGCGCAGCGCGTCGATCTGCGCGTCCAGCACGTCGCGCGACTCCGCCACCTGGAAGCGCCAGCGCACCGGCGATCCCGGCAGCGTCAGGTCGCGCTCGACGATGCGCAGCTTCTCGTCCGGGAAGGCATTGCTGTCGTAGGTGTGGATTTCCTTGTCGTGATGCGGGTCGCCCTCGGGCAGCTTGCGATCCCACAGCGACCGCGATGGAAACGGCTCGAAGCCCTTGCCGCTCACCTGCCAGTAGAGGCCGGAACCGGGCTCCAGGAAGCGCTGGTCCCCCAGGTTGCGGTTGAACACGACTTCCCCGTCCGACCCGATCTCGGCCGTGACGATCATCGAGGTCAGCAGATAGTCGAGCTGGTCGTCAAAATTGCGCGTGATCGCCGAAGTCAGCACCCGGTCGAGCGCGAAACCACCGCCGGACAGCAGCACCAGAATCCATACCGCCGCGATCAGGATCATGCGGCGGCTGAGCGAGCCCGTCACCCGCACATAGCTGCGCGGGGGCGGGTCGCCCGGGCCCGGCTGCACCGGCATAGCCGCCTTGTCGTGGCGCGCAGCCCAGGTGTCGAGCAGGCCGCCCCAGGGCCTCATTGCAACGCTGCCTTCATCGGCCCCGCATCACGCGATCGGCGCAGGCGCGCCCGGCTCGTCGAGGCTGTAGCCAAGGCCGCGGATGGTGGTGATCACGTCCGATCCCAGCTTCTTGCGGATCCGCGTCACGAACACCTCGATCGTGTTCGAATCGCGGTCGAAATCCTGGTCGTAGATATGCTCGATCAGTTCGGTGCGGCTGACCACCTTGCCCTTGTGGTGGATCAGGTAGCTCAGCAGCTTATATTCCTGCGCGGTGAGCTTCACCGGCTCGCCCGCCTTGGTGACCTTGCCCGAGCGCGTGTCGAGGCGGATGTCGCCCGCGATCAGCTCGGCCGAGGCATTGCCCGACGCGCGACGGATCAGCGCGCGCAGCCGCGCGATCAGCTCCTCGGTCTGGAACGGCTTGGCCACATAGTCGTCGGCACCGGCATCCAGCCCCGCCACCTTGTCGGACCAGCTGTCGCGCGCGGTCAGCACGAGAACGGGTGCGGTGCGCCCCTCCTTGCGCCAGCGATCGAGCACGGTCAGCCCGTCGACCTCGGGCAGGCCTAGGTCGAGGATGATCGCGTCATAGGTTTCGGTGGAGCCCAGGAAATGCCCCTCCTCGCCATCGGTGGCGAGGTCCACGGCATAGCCGGCGCCCTCCAGCGTGGCCCGCAGCTGGCGGCCCAGATTCGGTTCGTCCTCGACGATCAGAACGCGCATTTCCATCCTTTCGCGAAGGCTCTATTTTCCGGTCCGGCCAACGATCTCACCGGTGCGGCCGTCGACATCGACCCAGATCACGGCTCCATCGCGCAGGAACTTGAGCGTGTAAATGGCAGTGCCGGCATCGAAGTCGAAGCCCAGATATTGTGCGCCGCGGATCTTGCCGGTGACCCGCCGCTCGATCTCGCGCAGGGGCAGGATGCGGCCCTGCTTGCGGCCTTCCATCGCCGCTTCCTGATCGCCACGATGGCGTTGCATGCCGGCCACGGGCGCAGCATCCGCTGCCACAGGCAGCAGTGCGCACACGCAGAGACCGGCTCGAACCAACATCTTCATGCTGGTTGGCATAGGGTGAGCGCGTTGAATAGCCTATGAATATGGCCGGGCGGGCAAGTGTTGCACGGCGGCAACTTGCCCCGTCCGCAGCGGCCGCCTACCTGCCGCCCATGGCAGCACCCATCTTGAGCTACGAAGGCCTCGGCCTGATCCAGGGGTCCGGCTGGCTGTTCCGCGGCCTGGACCTCCATATCGGCCAGCGCGACCGGCTGGCGCTGATCGGCCGCAACGGCGCCGGCAAGTCGACGCTGCTGCGGCTGATCGCCGGCACGCTCGATTCCGACGAAGGCCGCCGCACGGTGGTGCCCGGCACGCGCGTCGTGCTGCTGGAGCAGGATCCCGACGTCTCGGGCTTTGCGACGCTCCACGACTTCGCCTGCCATGGCGAGGATGCGGCAGCGACGCACGAGGTGGAGGCGATCGCCGACCAGCTCGGCATCGACCTGTCGCGCGAGGCGGCAACCGCCAGCGGCGGCGAACGGCGCCGTGCCGCCATCGCGCGCGCGCTGGCGATGAACCCCGACGTGCTGCTGCTCGACGAGCCGACCAACCACCTCGATCTGTCCGCGATCGAGTGGCTGGAGGAATGGCTCGGCCGCTTCTCGGGCGCGTTCGTCGCGATCAGCCACGACCGTACCTTCCTGACTCGCCTGACCCGCTCGACGCTGTGGCTGGACCGCGGGACGATCCGCCGCAACGAGATCGGCTTCGGCGGCTTCGACGCCTGGATGGAGACGGTGCAGGCCGAGGAACAGCGCGCCGCCGAGAAGCTCGACGCCAAGCTCAAGATCGAGGAGCATTGGCTCCACCGCGGCGTGACGGCACGGCGCAAGCGCAACCAGGGCCGGCTG encodes:
- a CDS encoding sensor histidine kinase gives rise to the protein MPVQPGPGDPPPRSYVRVTGSLSRRMILIAAVWILVLLSGGGFALDRVLTSAITRNFDDQLDYLLTSMIVTAEIGSDGEVVFNRNLGDQRFLEPGSGLYWQVSGKGFEPFPSRSLWDRKLPEGDPHHDKEIHTYDSNAFPDEKLRIVERDLTLPGSPVRWRFQVAESRDVLDAQIDALRRTLIRSFLLLGLGLIVMAALQTWYGLLPLRKLRYAIARLRSGEAARLEGAMPAEVAPMVEELNALVEHNDRQAEEARRHAGNLAHALKTPLTVIMNAAAAGQDDLAATVIREARTMRRQVDHHLARARAVGRRGSAHSRAEVWPSVEAVERAVSRLYPNVRVDVDGARDLIARIERQDLDEILGNLVENAAKYGGGSVFVTVRADMGFAEILVEDDGVGIPEADRQRIFDRGVRLDSGKPGTGLGLAIVRDVAEIYEGTVTLEESEDLGGLLVRLRLPAFG
- a CDS encoding response regulator transcription factor; the protein is MRVLIVEDEPNLGRQLRATLEGAGYAVDLATDGEEGHFLGSTETYDAIILDLGLPEVDGLTVLDRWRKEGRTAPVLVLTARDSWSDKVAGLDAGADDYVAKPFQTEELIARLRALIRRASGNASAELIAGDIRLDTRSGKVTKAGEPVKLTAQEYKLLSYLIHHKGKVVSRTELIEHIYDQDFDRDSNTIEVFVTRIRKKLGSDVITTIRGLGYSLDEPGAPAPIA